Within the Helicoverpa armigera isolate CAAS_96S chromosome 8, ASM3070526v1, whole genome shotgun sequence genome, the region aatttaatttttataatgtaaattattcttttattCGAATGGTGTGAATAATAAACATACACGTGAATAGTGGttgattttcattatatttatttctacaaaatCTATAAGCACAATTGCCTTACCAACAAAATCATTTCAATATCatcattatattaatttacctCTATCTATTTACATACATTGATTGTTAATTGTTGCATCCAATTACTGCATCATCTAAATTAGGAAAAACATTGTACACTAAATTGTATTATACTCATGGCAGTTGCGTAGTGGTTCCTTCGTTTACAAACAATACATGAACTTATAATCGTCTTTTACATTACACATGTAAAGTATGACACAAATATGATATTCGattactaaaaatatacttgGATCACATAATATTTCcttatacattaaaaatatctgaggtcattaaaaataagaatCAGTAACTAGTATACAAGTAGAGAGAAAATTAcgaataatttactttataaataaatattgattgattgatgaaaTTATACAGGGAATCGTAAATGATTTGtatatcaaacaataaaatatgaaaagtgtCCATGATTTGGTTCGCACGTGGTAACACGTGGTCTCACCCCTGGCAAGGGCGGAGAGTACACTGGCACTCATTTGCCCGGGCCCACGAGCGCCTCGTCCATGAGCTCGTCGTCGGTGATGCAGGGCGAGTTGGAGTGCGGGGAGGGCGCCACGAGCGGCGAGGGCGCGGGGCTCTTGGCCAGCTGCAGCGCCAGCGCCGGCGACGACGGGTACACCGGCCGCACGGCCACCATGCCCGACACCTTGCTGCCCGAAGACGACGAGAAGTCCAGTAACATTTCCGCGGCTTCCTGCGGCGTCGTAGCTCCGCTGCGAGCGACCGCACCGCTCGCTGGAGGCTTCATACATGAATCGGCGCCTTTTCTGTCCTCCGAACTACCCTTTGGAGCAGCAAACCCCTTTGCCATTTCGGTTTTAAAATCCAGAGGGAGTATAGGAAACGATGCTGAAAACCCATCTTTTGAATCGTCTTTAGCTCTGACTGGGCTTTCTCCCTTCGATATACTGTCGGCCATGGCTTTAGAAAATTCTAGGGGCCTCTCGGACTGATCATTTTTACCAGGCGGTATTGTCTTAGGACTCATGCTGCCCATGTTGAGTAGTGGTTTTGGTACGTTCAAAGGATAGGCAGACTTCTGAAGGGAATCGGCTGTTCTGGCACCTGCGTTATCGAAGTGCGGAAACTGATATTTGCTTTGTTCAAGTGTACGAGCAAAATCGTTGACTAAGGACCGTTGATCGTATTGGGCCGCAGGACTGTTCTTATCTGGCGTGTTTTGGTTTTTCAATTTCGGTATTTGAAACTTACTGGTATCAAGTGGTTTGATTAAACCTTCTACAAGAAAATTAGCTTCTTTGGAACTTTTGAACCTTTCTCCATCTATTTCGTCTCTAGAGCCACTGGGGCTAGAATGGCGTTCAGATTTCGATGAAAAAATAGATTTCTCTGAATTAGTCATAAGTTTAGTTCTAGCCTTTTCTCGTTCCCTGTCTCTTATTATTTTGGCGAGGTCCGTGCTGCTGCTTTTGGGGGAACCAGAACTAGATTTAGAACCAGACTTTGATAAGTTTATACCTGCACTGCTTGTGCTAGATGATTTGGAATAAGGCACTTTGGGCATACTTGAGTTACCAGAGCCGGAGGAATCTGAAGGACTCATATTAGCTTTCGGCGGAGTTGAGCCTGAAGTGACGCTACCAGATTTAGAAGATTGCATGGCTTGAGTTTTTTTAGAAGCGGGTCCACTTATGACTCCCGGCTTTAAACCTGTATGAGTTTTGGGAGAACCTTGACTTGGTGGAGTGAGCTGTGGTGATGATTGTTTAGAACTAGAACTACTGTAATTCAATTTGGAACTACTGCTAGAAGAATCTTTTGTTCTCGTTTTATTAATCGTTATCTTCATACCGTCGGAGCTCGGCTTCACCATGTACTCTTGATTTTTGCTATCGCTAAGCTTGCCACTACTGCCAGCCGTACTTGCTTTTGGATCTGAAAACTTGGTACTACTGGAAGAGCTACTAGATTTTGCACTAATTTCAGAATCAGTACCGCAGTGCTGGGCAGACTTGAGCTTATCTATCACAGCGCTGAGAGAACCTTTCCTATTGCGAGCCTGACTCGGAGCGTTTGATTTGTTTACTTCAATGTTAGGTGGGGATATCAAAGGTTCCGTGACAGGACTATCACAAGACACTGGGGTGATTTCTAACTGTTTCAATTTGATGGGGTTTTTTAATTTAGGACTACTCCTATCAGAACTAGAAAAAGATAAACTGGAATGTTTCTTTTCTTTATCCCTCGAAGTCATCGAGCTAGAGCCATAACTGTCTTTGGATATCTTTTTTGTAAGGTCATACCCCGTTGTCCCAGATTTACCCGATGGTGACCCGCTGGTTGCTGATTTTAGAGCCGACATGCTTGGTTTTCCCGACCCCGAAGAACTGTGCTTAGGGGACGAGATGCTGTGGTTTTTTGGACTCGAGTATCCGGACAAATGTTTAGGGCTATTTTGTACTGGGGAATGTCTAGGACTGCTGTGGTGACTAGACGTTCCCGAAGGCTTTCCCATCCCTTTGACAGTGCTGGGGCTCGGCGACTTCGTTATCGAAACGGACCTGCCGTGTGTTGGGCTTGGACTAAATTTTCGAATAAGAGAGTTTGGGGAAGTAGCACGTAAAGGGGAACCATCTGTGGGCTTGATGCTGACGGAGACGGGTTTGGTGAGCGGATCTTGTTTGGGAGGCACTTTCTCTGGCGGGCCCATGGAGTCGTCCCTTCTgcgcttcttcttcttttccTTACTTCTTTCTTCCCCCGACCTGCTCGATTTCTTCTCGGATCTGATACGATCGTCAAGTGTTTTCATTTGTGATGATGTTATCGGTGTTATTGTTATGGAGCTGGGCAGAGCGGCTGGTGCTGCCGCTGTGATGGGGATTATCTCAATGCCCGGCCGCCTGTCCAGGCATAACATCGATGTTATACTGGACCCGGTACCAGCATTGGGTGTGTTCGATGTGCTACCTATAGGAGTTATGCTTACCGAAGACGGCATATAAGACTTCCCTTCGGTTAAGTCCAAGAGAAGGGAAGACGCGCTCCTACTTGGGCGTAATTCCGAGTCTTTGCTTTTAAGTTTTTGCCTTTTGTGATCAGACTTGTGAAAAGAATTCCTGAAAAGAAGAAAACCTGTgtaatattacatttaatataatattaagttgTAATAAATCATGTAGAAATAAACACGAACCGGATAATATCGTCAACATCTCCATCGTTTGAGTTGTCCATATCGGAAGATGTCCTGTTGTCTTGTCCACCGAGGGCATCGGTAGCGTCCATTGCCGACAGTTCCATGTCTGAAGTGAACTCGTTCTGTGACACTGAGGACTCGCGACCTTCCATATCATCATTCGTTGAGTTACTATTTATAGTGTTCTCATCTTCGTTGACATACTCATCTGAGTTGTCACTCTCGCTATCAGAGTCCATCATTTCAGTGATGCCCTGTTTGCCCTTTTTCTGACTCGAAGACCAGACATCGtcagattttctttttttagatttaCGCTCCTCAGTTTGAGGTTTTGTATCGCTCACTGAGTCTTGGCACATTACAGACAAGTGATGTTGCTGCTCAGAGAGATATGCCCCTGTGGATAACGTAATATACATAAATTCATGTCTTTTAGAAtagtatacattttatttatttatcaaattcaCGGTGCAAAATTTGTGCGGAATAATGAGGTCATACGAAAGTTAAATGCGTTGTATATTCTTTGTTATTATGTTTTGAGAGGGAGAACTAAAAGggagatattttttatagaccATAAAGTCTTAATTCAATCCACTTACCTCCTTGGTGCGGATGGTTGACACTGGAAGGGTAGAGGGCTCGCGAGTGCATGGACCCGGGTTCGTGTTTGATTTGGTCACCGCCCGGGTCGAGGCCCCCCAGGCCACAGCTAAAATTTGGCTCCAGAGCCGAGTAACCACCGTTTAACTGCTTACTAGCCGCTTCTCGCTCCCAAATCTTTATAAGGGACCTGTAGGAAATTGagcttattttttcaaaaattcaaatattttttgacaaatattaGGAATATATTAATTGAGTTTTTATGTTGCGTTGTTTGAAATAGAATCTACAATGAAATAAATGTGACATGAAGGGGCTCGATGTTACATACGAAAATGTTGTTGATTGATTTTAGATTCTATTACAATGAGAACAACGTCGATAACAATAAGCCAGCCAGCAAAATTACATGGGATCCTAAGctgaaataaaaaggaaaacttctCACCTGAGTGTGATAGGTATTGAATGAGTTTTCTGTAAGACCCTGGTGATATATTCATTAATATGATCAGCGTTTGCGTTATGTAGCGTATACAATGAGGCTCTGGGCGCGGCCGGGTCACTTAGTTCCAGTTCAACAGTGGCCATACTCTCGTCTCCCGGGTGTTCGAGAGAAATAGATATGTGTTGCCATGACAACGCGCTCACTTCGAACATTAGAACGCTCTCCAATTCTATGACTgaaattaggttttttttagtGAGTTGAAAATTTTGCAAATTTGACATTTATGTAGTTTTCTGTAAATTAATATCGAAATATAAAACGTCAGAACTACGTAATATAGATGATTGGACGCACTCATAAGTTCTGCGATGAGGGAGGTAGGCAGGCAAATAAGCAGATGTTCTCCATCATTGACTACATTAttgaatattcttttttacaaatgtttcaatttttttgttgttgtacaTGATTGTTTTAAACATGCAGTTTAATGAAGGGTAAACGTTTTTGGGGTTGTCTCGTGTCATTCtgacgttctaaaagtgctgtttttagtctacttttaataaacgatttttgattgtAATACTAACACTGCTTCGCCTGGTGCCTTACACAGCTCGCAATAAGCGCGTTGAAGAGCGCCTGCTGCCGCAGACACGCCAGCAGCGGCGGCACGTGCGACGGGTGCGTGAAGGGCACGGAGCCCACCACGCAGCCCTCCAGCCCGCGCGTCTCGCACACGAAGTAGCATTGCGTTTGTTCCGGCAGGTTCTAGAAAATTCTTGCTTATTATTCCAAGTGAAAAATCTGTGTCCCTATATGACAACATAAATGTCCGTTTATGAAGGGTTACACGTCATAAACGGACGTTCATGTTGTCAGTGAAAATGGGCcttctttttttatgggaaatcattaaatgactcctcccgctgtgggttagcagcggtgaggaatgtcagactcttattgactaaaacccatcatgtttcttcgtaggccttttaagtaccggtaactctttcgaacaaggTGATATAAATTGCAAGAATTTCTTTTTTTGCTCTTTGAAATCTTACTAGATGGAGAACCAGTTGTTGCAAACCAATACCATATCGATATGACTCGGAGACACTTTGAACTTAGTTGTATAAAATCTAC harbors:
- the LOC110374686 gene encoding mediator of RNA polymerase II transcription subunit 1 isoform X1; translated protein: MTDSNAVVMASANGLIDKSKELQKEILMEKLRSKTSQFKNLTETSKGVRMALLDKRWGIDSADRMILKKCLDSLQHCIKVSSLQSLIERLECLSRQLGLKFVVGTSGVNLFISSDMFYLEILVESSGSVKDVKIHHEGKIEQQSCEELVSCISRGDFADFTAQLEGLTAVYQLSAEKKVTYASIPVTGEVRRVKCKAFSALQSLEEDLCTMRQLQSFIKDPWAQVHKSPIGFLQKRRGGHAMRLTYFVSPYELLDKDKGLNPLTAELLTVGKPAATSGLASLVAPSHTPIGHSATVLLEGSTPNKLQLSPIISGGQRPGKGNGPVYAQLVPQNSAMLPACFTLKLSQPTPLCAGLAKLIHATTEVEVAGDWANAKPMLGLVAQHAYNKLTPGKVIELNLSKGLFVNLPEQTQCYFVCETRGLEGCVVGSVPFTHPSHVPPLLACLRQQALFNALIASCVRHQAKQFIELESVLMFEVSALSWQHISISLEHPGDESMATVELELSDPAAPRASLYTLHNANADHINEYITRVLQKTHSIPITLRSLIKIWEREAASKQLNGGYSALEPNFSCGLGGLDPGGDQIKHEPGSMHSRALYPSSVNHPHQGGAYLSEQQHHLSVMCQDSVSDTKPQTEERKSKKRKSDDVWSSSQKKGKQGITEMMDSDSESDNSDEYVNEDENTINSNSTNDDMEGRESSVSQNEFTSDMELSAMDATDALGGQDNRTSSDMDNSNDGDVDDIIRNSFHKSDHKRQKLKSKDSELRPSRSASSLLLDLTEGKSYMPSSVSITPIGSTSNTPNAGTGSSITSMLCLDRRPGIEIIPITAAAPAALPSSITITPITSSQMKTLDDRIRSEKKSSRSGEERSKEKKKKRRRDDSMGPPEKVPPKQDPLTKPVSVSIKPTDGSPLRATSPNSLIRKFSPSPTHGRSVSITKSPSPSTVKGMGKPSGTSSHHSSPRHSPVQNSPKHLSGYSSPKNHSISSPKHSSSGSGKPSMSALKSATSGSPSGKSGTTGYDLTKKISKDSYGSSSMTSRDKEKKHSSLSFSSSDRSSPKLKNPIKLKQLEITPVSCDSPVTEPLISPPNIEVNKSNAPSQARNRKGSLSAVIDKLKSAQHCGTDSEISAKSSSSSSSTKFSDPKASTAGSSGKLSDSKNQEYMVKPSSDGMKITINKTRTKDSSSSSSKLNYSSSSSKQSSPQLTPPSQGSPKTHTGLKPGVISGPASKKTQAMQSSKSGSVTSGSTPPKANMSPSDSSGSGNSSMPKVPYSKSSSTSSAGINLSKSGSKSSSGSPKSSSTDLAKIIRDREREKARTKLMTNSEKSIFSSKSERHSSPSGSRDEIDGERFKSSKEANFLVEGLIKPLDTSKFQIPKLKNQNTPDKNSPAAQYDQRSLVNDFARTLEQSKYQFPHFDNAGARTADSLQKSAYPLNVPKPLLNMGSMSPKTIPPGKNDQSERPLEFSKAMADSISKGESPVRAKDDSKDGFSASFPILPLDFKTEMAKGFAAPKGSSEDRKGADSCMKPPASGAVARSGATTPQEAAEMLLDFSSSSGSKVSGMVAVRPVYPSSPALALQLAKSPAPSPLVAPSPHSNSPCITDDELMDEALVGPGK
- the LOC110374686 gene encoding mediator of RNA polymerase II transcription subunit 1 isoform X2 gives rise to the protein MTDSNAVVMASANGLIDKSKELQKEILMEKLRSKTSQFKNLTETSKGVRMALLDKRWGIDSADRMILKKCLDSLQHCIKVSSLQSLIERLECLSRQLGLKFVVGTSGVNLFISSDMFYLEILVESSGSVKDVKIHHEGKIEQQSCEELVSCISRGDFADFTAQLEGLTAVYQLSAEKKVKCKAFSALQSLEEDLCTMRQLQSFIKDPWAQVHKSPIGFLQKRRGGHAMRLTYFVSPYELLDKDKGLNPLTAELLTVGKPAATSGLASLVAPSHTPIGHSATVLLEGSTPNKLQLSPIISGGQRPGKGNGPVYAQLVPQNSAMLPACFTLKLSQPTPLCAGLAKLIHATTEVEVAGDWANAKPMLGLVAQHAYNKLTPGKVIELNLSKGLFVNLPEQTQCYFVCETRGLEGCVVGSVPFTHPSHVPPLLACLRQQALFNALIASCVRHQAKQFIELESVLMFEVSALSWQHISISLEHPGDESMATVELELSDPAAPRASLYTLHNANADHINEYITRVLQKTHSIPITLRSLIKIWEREAASKQLNGGYSALEPNFSCGLGGLDPGGDQIKHEPGSMHSRALYPSSVNHPHQGGAYLSEQQHHLSVMCQDSVSDTKPQTEERKSKKRKSDDVWSSSQKKGKQGITEMMDSDSESDNSDEYVNEDENTINSNSTNDDMEGRESSVSQNEFTSDMELSAMDATDALGGQDNRTSSDMDNSNDGDVDDIIRNSFHKSDHKRQKLKSKDSELRPSRSASSLLLDLTEGKSYMPSSVSITPIGSTSNTPNAGTGSSITSMLCLDRRPGIEIIPITAAAPAALPSSITITPITSSQMKTLDDRIRSEKKSSRSGEERSKEKKKKRRRDDSMGPPEKVPPKQDPLTKPVSVSIKPTDGSPLRATSPNSLIRKFSPSPTHGRSVSITKSPSPSTVKGMGKPSGTSSHHSSPRHSPVQNSPKHLSGYSSPKNHSISSPKHSSSGSGKPSMSALKSATSGSPSGKSGTTGYDLTKKISKDSYGSSSMTSRDKEKKHSSLSFSSSDRSSPKLKNPIKLKQLEITPVSCDSPVTEPLISPPNIEVNKSNAPSQARNRKGSLSAVIDKLKSAQHCGTDSEISAKSSSSSSSTKFSDPKASTAGSSGKLSDSKNQEYMVKPSSDGMKITINKTRTKDSSSSSSKLNYSSSSSKQSSPQLTPPSQGSPKTHTGLKPGVISGPASKKTQAMQSSKSGSVTSGSTPPKANMSPSDSSGSGNSSMPKVPYSKSSSTSSAGINLSKSGSKSSSGSPKSSSTDLAKIIRDREREKARTKLMTNSEKSIFSSKSERHSSPSGSRDEIDGERFKSSKEANFLVEGLIKPLDTSKFQIPKLKNQNTPDKNSPAAQYDQRSLVNDFARTLEQSKYQFPHFDNAGARTADSLQKSAYPLNVPKPLLNMGSMSPKTIPPGKNDQSERPLEFSKAMADSISKGESPVRAKDDSKDGFSASFPILPLDFKTEMAKGFAAPKGSSEDRKGADSCMKPPASGAVARSGATTPQEAAEMLLDFSSSSGSKVSGMVAVRPVYPSSPALALQLAKSPAPSPLVAPSPHSNSPCITDDELMDEALVGPGK